TAGTGAATGTACAATACAAGAAAGTTTAATGAATAACACAGTCAGTGTTTGAGAAtggttcattttattttataaatgttTTGCTGTGCTAAGCACGAGTCCACTTTAGAAATGAAATCAGAACAAAACGTTTATCAGGACGCAATATGATAAAGTGCTTATTTAATGCCTAAACTATTTTGTCCTTGATATGTTTCGATTTTTATTGAGCCAtcagtaaatatatatatatatatatatattttgtttttcAGCTATGCGGACATTCAATTATAATATATAACTGAATGTATTACcaaacaaaacattcaattataatatataattgaATATATCTTGCCGCCGATTCGCTTAGTCCCAATGACTTGCTTTTTAACTGTTCAAAAGGTCAAATCCTGGGTGGGTCGTAATTTCTTGCAACTCAACGATGACAAGAAGGATGTGTTTTACCATTGGGAATAGTCATGACACGTTAACATACCTGCTATGCTGAGCATACACTGATTAACATGTCCTAGGCCTGACATATGTTTAATATACCTTAATAAAGTGATTTCCTTTCCACTTATTACTAATCGTTGTCAATTCATATATGAAATCTGATTAATATGATTACAGAAAGACCCAATATAAAGGTCACTATCAGTCAAAACCTATATGTATCACCTGTAACTGTGACTTAAGCATTAATTGCCGTGCTAACTCTGTCAAATGCGTAACATAGCCAAGATCAGAAATATCCTCACACCATCTGATAGAGAAACGCTTATGGGCCTACATGCATTTGTATCGTCACCTATGGACTGCTGCAGTGTGCTGATAGCAGTCCTACCCAAGGGCGTAGATTTATTCTTGACATTGGTGGGGACGCTCACTCACGTTCATGCTAATTATACGCCCTTGATCAAATTATTGGTGGGGACAATTCAATAATAACTGGAAATTGGTGGGGGTGCGTCACTTCCGTCCATGCTAATTCTGCGCCCTTGGTCAtaccaaacaaaaatatttcaAACTTAGAGGTTAAATGCAGAGCGTATCACATATCTTTAAAAAGCTCTGAGGGCTACCTATGTCATTCAAAATAAACGAAAAATATTCCTGCTGACCTTTAAACCTACATTGCTTGCAATGTCTTACCCGTCTTTACCCCAGCAATGTGATTACAATGGCTGTACCCTCAGGGGCCTTCAGATCAGCTGATACAACTATGCTGCTGGCGCCTACTACTCCACTACGAGTGTCCAATACGCTTGTTTGATGCTATGTCCCCAAACTCTCTTCACTACAACCTGAGTATTTAAACACATTCAAGAAGAAAGTtgagacattttattctgtaagGCTTTTAATTGGATTGCTACTGTTTTGTCTGCACTTCAACTGTGGCTGCTTTTTAATTATATAGTTTATTCTGATATTCTTTATTCTTTTCTATTATTTTGAAGTCTCATTTCATATTAATCCTGGGATAGTCCAGCAATATCACATTCCATCAGAGGTAAACATAGGACAGAAAATAAACGTATGTAATCGAAAGATCGCTGCTGTAGATAAAACCATATCACACGAAACTAAACCCTAGGCCTATACCTGACTAGATCAGACCACATTGCTAGCTTGTTTTTAGAATACTTAACAAATAAAATTATTCTTGAAATTCTCAAACGGGGAAGggcatcacagtgtttgtgtttgtcaaATGTCTGAACCTGGCACTGAGATGTTGACATTAACGTAAGTGAGTGTGCTTTTTAGGAACGAAAATTAAGCACCCTGATCTTGGGCAGAATCTtttatatgtacacacatacaaacacacacaaatgtatatGAACAAAATATCACCAAAATATTCCCATTACTAGTTGAACAAAGATTTGGTATCTTAGAAACAAAGCTCTTAATAATAAGGTTTTCACCAGTGGATAGTTTCGGTTCATAAAATCCAAGCAGGTAGAAATTACTGATACAAAATCACGATAGAACTTAAAATGTTTAACACCTTTGGATATTTTCAAccaaatgaaaaaaacatttaaagcaaaaataaataaacctggTTACACAATTTCATTTGTAAGAATCAAGAAAACAGTAACTTTAACAAtgccaaaaatgtaaaatatattatttGAAGAAAAACTGTTCCTTAAAGCACTAGTCTTTCTTTTATCCTAATTCTCATATCCATCCTCTCCTCAAGTCATAGTTCTGTGTTCATGCTATTAACTTTGGGCAGTTCGCATTCTTTGTTGAAGTCACAGCCGTGCAAAAGTCCGGAGTAGTGGGCCCTGACTGTGTCGTAGAGTGGGGCTGGGTGACTCATGTTGGGCAAGGGCAAAGGCTTCTCATTGAGAAAGAGCTGGAGTCTCAGCCCATCACTGCACTCGTGCAAGACGAAGAGCAGATTCGCCGCGTAAGGGGCGATTCGGCTGGTGCGAAACCTGCGGCCGCGCTGCTCTGCGAAGTTTTCTGCGGTCAGCGGCGTCTCGTCCCTGAAGAAACCCATCAGAGAGAGCAGGGGGAGCAGGGTCTCGCCGTGGCCCACCTGGACAGCGGCTGCTTTGGTCACCTCGCCTCGCCTGACCGGTTAAAAGAGGAGCACAGAGAGATGACATTCACGCAAGCTCTCCTAAACGTATGCGACCATACCGGATCACGTCTCGCATGCATTTACTGAactgttgtgtaaaaaaaatgtgtgtaaatgtgccatatttgtcaattgtgattttcacctcaatcaaaatttgtcctctggaTTTACCTATctatgcagttaacacacacacacacacacacacacactagtgattaccagGGGGCTGTGGCACGTGCCCAgaacggtgggcagccctagcccggcaacccgggaagcagttggggttaggtgccttgctcaagggcacctaaAACATGGCcttaggcctgggaatcaaacccacgagcctccagtcacaagaccggttccctaaccacctgACCATGACTGTTGATGGCATTATTGGTGCTTATGTGCTTGATTCTTCAATGTTCTGTAGTTTAAAAGCACAGAACAAGAAAGCCTCTAATGAACCTTGGTACTGTATGCCAAGTAGAAGGtttttacaagttctcaaactGGCATGACCGGTTTGGAAAATCCCAGGAAGAACATTTAGGCCTCCTACAAATACAAAGTGTATTGATATTGCCTTGGTTAGTATACAACAAACCCGGAGTTGTGGATTATTGATTGAACTCTGgacttcaatcaatcaatcatcagttatttatatagcaccttacaCAACCAAAGTTGACCAAAGCGCTGTACACAATGGAATCAAAAATAAACTAGTATGGTCTTAAAGATTTAGTCCGTGTGCAGTTTTTATTTTCaaataattagatgttgaaagcCATCCTAAATAAGTATGTTTTAAGTTTGGCTTTAAATATTGGTAGATCAATATTTGGTAAGGAGGCGCAGTTGAAAGAAACTTGCCCTCACAACAGAATTTATCTGAAGGTCAAATTTCAGACTTGAGTCCAACTTCACCTCCAGATTTGTAACCACTTGACTCCAGTAGGGATGTAAAGCACCCAGACTAGGTGTGACTGCATCAAGCAGGTGCGTTGCGCCAAACAGAATACATTCAGTCTTGCTCTCATTCAGACACAGGAGATTCTGAGACAGCCAGAGTTTTATGTCACTCATACACCTTTGGACGGACTCCATGGCAACTATAGAGTTTGGCAAAATGGGTAAATAGATTTGTAAGTCATCTGCATATAAATGGAATGAAATATTGTGCTTTGAATTAATGATCCTAATAGAAGCAAGTACAAACTAAACAGAACTGGGCCCAGGATGGACCCCTGTGGGATACCAGAGGTCAGAGAGGATGACGAGGAGGAGAAATCATTAATCATCACAGAAAAAGTTCTATCGGTGAGATATGATCTGAACCACCGTAGTACAGATCCTTGGAGGCCCACATGATGAGCCAGACGTGCCAGGAGGATTGAGTGGTCCACGGTATCAAACGCTGCAGTAAGGTCCAACATTACTTGGAACTTTACTCTAGATTCACGTTAAGGCTTTCTTAAATAGAACCTGTGAGTACATTTGTTGATGTCACTTTGTAGTATAGCCCCCCCCAATGGGTCCCAAGTACAGCAGACGCTCTCTCACCTGTAGCTGTATGAAGCTTCATCAAGTCGTCTGAAAATATCATGAAAGAGGGAACAACTCGATTTGCGGTTGATGTCATAGCCATATGCTCTTTTCCAATACTGTTTCAAATCGCTTTTGTATTCGACGACCTTTAAAACATAGAAGACACATGTGATACCTTTAGAACATATAGAGCTTACTATAGCTGAACTATGAAAGGACCATATGACCTTATGACTAGTTtcagtatttgtgtgtgattgCCCCCATTGTATGCAAAACAATCAAGCTTAGCATTTATTTACACTTGAGTGAAACTAAATCAGTATGTTGTATGAAGTGCATACCTCAGCATCCTCCTCATCCAGCAGACTGCACCATGGAGAGTTTTCAGACTTGATTGCCAGTTCATAGGCACACAAGAAGAAAGCAGCTTCCACCAAATCTGTGACAAGTAATATGAGATCTCTGTTACCACGGACACGAAGGTTTAAGAAAAGCACACACTGATTTTCCTCAATGAATAAGTGGGTAATAGGTGAGCACACACCTGACCATAGGTCTGTTCTCCTATTGTAGTGCATTATTCTGAACTTTGAACTTTTAGTgaggaaatgtaaaaaaaattacctgGTGTTATTAGTGTGTGTGGGATCTGTAAGCGACTGGCCATCTTCCTCCTAACTCCATCCATCTCCACAGAAGTCTTGAAAATTTCAACCTCTTTCAACGCTGTCTTGCTGTTCTCAACATCTTCGACAAATTTTCGGCACTGATCAAAGAATCTCATTAGTGAATCATTCACATAATGTGTGAAGTTCAAACCTATAAAGACGAGAGAAATCTGAGATGAGTTTCCACCTCATCGTCGAAACTGCACCAAGCAACACAAGATACAAGCAACAGAAACATGTTGTTGATGGTATGATTCACCTTGCACATCCCAGTGTTGGTGAAGTCCCTCTTGGAAAGCTTTGATACTATCAACGCATCTGTGCTTAGAGCTGGTCATAAACTCAATGCGATTACCAAGAAGGTTGTCCCGCGAAATCAGTGTTGGAAATGTTTTGGCCAATCTAATAGCCAAATATCTATGGTCAAACTTTCCCTTTGTCACTAGTTTGCCGTCCATGTCTTCTGTATACCACATCGCCCATTTACTTTTAATGTCCTTCAGCCACCACGTAGAGCTTGACGCCTCTGCCATAACGAGATCATAGAGGTGTGCAATCTTTTTAACATTCTTGGCGGTAGGATAACGTGTCCCGTGTCTGATTACTGCGATTAAGTGTACAGCTTTGCAGTCAGAGGATGGGGGTCCCATAAGAGAGTTATTTACGGACAAAATATTATCCAGTAAATGTGGGTTCACTTCCTCATATCTGCCTTTTGTGCCAAAATAAGTAGCAATTGCTGGTAAAGTTGAATTATTGAGCGTACAATACGAAACGCGAACCATTATAATGCTTAAAGCAGCTGTAATAACATGTCTGTTTCTAGACAACAAGTTTATTGGTTTCATCTTCCCGAATTATTTGGTTTAGCGATAGAAACGGCTGACTACCTGTTCGGACTTCCGTAGTTTGCTTACAAGCTATCCTATATAGCTAGTTAGGATACATTCATTCAACCGGGATAGCTCTGACTTGTCTTCTGCTACAGACATCTAACACTACTGTCGCTACTATCTGTGAAGCCAGCTTCAACACAGCCTAGTGGTGAAATCTTCCGGGTCAGATTTGTATAGTCAAAATGGACCTCTGACTGATTATTTCCTTATTTTTGCTGAGAagaaaatcacaacaatttaTAGCCTATGTTCTGCttagttaaattattaaataatccaTACGTATCACAGATGAACGAACAATGTATTAAAATTTTTTTCAACTTGCGTATAATAAATATATCCAGTAGAGGTCAGTAATGTTTCAATtgattttacagtttttcttaGTCAATTTGGTTAGTttttcagatcagaattgaactcaaaactgttcatccagtctccacatctccttgtcacttgtgcacatcataattgcatttcacattttgcaaatgcttttgtacattttgcaaatggacatgaaCATTTGTCTGTTGCTTATGttatgtttatcaaaatgtgttgtacagattgtctgttgaattgtcttacccgccaaaacaggggtcaccaacgtggtgcccgcggggaccatgtcgcccgcgaggacgttatgagtcgcccgcgggcttgttttaaaaacaactcactatattgccatgcaccaaagcgctgcatcgttcatgtttttgctgctattagcgcCAATTACTCTGGGTGAaccatgtacagggtgaacagccaagaagagtaCTAAGACTGTGTgttgtaaggctgaggggacaaaacagtaaaataagggcaacaattgtggaccatgttttacatgtacgttttggtcttacaatggctgaagctggtagctgggtgcagctgaatattggaaggacaactgtgtcttcaatctTTCAAATATTTCATAAAGAAAACgtatgtaaattcagaaatgtgtgctctactgtaatgctgcacactgACAAATTCTGACGTTATTCAATTTTTTgtattgcatttttgcattctgttcccatataggatatcaaaaTAAGCTCATGAAGGgcatgtgctcaggttgttttgaatgtatagagtaagtttctaatttagcagtttttccagtcagctgtctgtcttttctgaatttcaatcagatttgtttttgccaacaaattgcagtgctaACAATACAGTCAagcaatattgctgtacaaatatTGATTCCAGTCAAATTTCTTTCtttcagtctcccacatacactgacgtgtaactttgtgttctgtgtaagtttgtattttgtgtgtaacttgtattgtttcatttgatataccacagaatgtgcagcattcttgaaatcaaaaacttagctagtttccatcagaatatacttacAGTCTGCATTGCCCATGGCAAGACGTGTCATTAAACAACTTGAggatttaaaaacatttaagaaGAAGAAGTTGTGACAAACATTACATTTGTAAAGGAaagtgcattttcacatattgATCTATTAAAATTGGTCATACAAGTACAGGCAATGAAATTCAGATAGCATCtacgatagatagatagatagatagatagatagatagatagatagatagatagatagtaggCCTATACATCAGTATACTTATACATTATTAGTATACATTCTAAATATATACAATGTTTACAGTACATATACAATGTTTAATTCTATACTACAGACTAAATATGTACAATCTCTTCTTCATTCTGGTTTTGCACAATGCACTTCTGGTAGATCAGTGTGTGCTTTGTGGTCAGTTGTTTATTGATGCAGGACCTGAGCTAACTGGTCCCTGCGGCATGTCTGTGTTCAGCATGAGGCTTGTGGATATGTGACTGCCCAAACTCACAAGCTGAGGTCTGTTAATCAGGTCCAAGACCTGCTTACACGTGGGATTGTTGATCTCCAGGTCACTGAGCATGGTGATCAGCCCAGtagggatgatggtgttggaGGTGGAGCTGACGTCTGTGAATAGCATCCGGATGTAGGTGTTCTTATTTTACAGGCAGGTGTAGACAGAAAGGATTATAGTAATGGCATATTACTGTAATAAGCAgcattacattttacattaccCTGAATAGATATACAGTATGTGACAGTTATATGTATGAATGATACTGTACTAAATACACAGCATTTTCCATAGGCCTGGACCTTGATACTTTGTAAATCAGATTTCAGTTCAGAATCTGTGCCAATGGATTCTCCTCAAGTAAGATTAAGTGAAATGTGGAGCACAAGATCCCAGAGTAAATCTCAGAGTAGGAACCCTGTAGCCCATGGATCTTTATTTGCAAAGCAGGAATGAGATAGAGGAGTATGCAAATGGACTTTTGCATGCAGGCAAACTAAGTGAAAAGCGTAAGACACTGGCATGCTATTATTTGATGCTACCTGATTGTAGACTCGAGTCCTACAATTCAGGTCCTCTGCGGGGTCAGGCTTTATGGATTTGCATTACAGTTGGACAGTGGCTGAACAGCAGTCTGGATGTAAATAAGAAAAAAGGATAAAATCTAGTGTGAGGTAATTACAGAATACCAATGTGTGCTATACAAAGTGTTGAGCCTTTCATATCAGACATGGATTTAAGAAGACTTGTGTCCTTAAAATGTGTCCTGTATGTGTTTGATTTTTGTTACTCAAGGAGAAAGTggaaataatatttataacaaTATTAATATGTTAGTGGCCATTTAATAATAGCAGTGATAAGAATAGGGAGAAGACTCAGCTCAAGCAGGCATGTCTGTCCAGACATttagtgatgatgtcagaatATAGTTTGTATAAGTGCACCTCAGCAATCTTCAAATGTGACAAACTAGTGAACAACCAAAAGATCCAGCTGGACAACAAAACAGTTCTACAGATGCTCGAGCCGGACGGCGCCTTGTCAGTTCCttggtgtgtatgtgagcaACGGTGTCCAACATGCAAAGATGAAGGAGAAGAGCGCTCAGGAATTCGCGCGGCATGATTGCTACAACCAACTGTTTGTCCGATATGCGGCTCTGGTATTATGGATTGGCATTAGCCTGACATTGAAAGGCTGGATTGCAAGATGTGAAACTACTTATGATACACAGGCTTCACCATCCTACAGCCAACGTTGAGAGTCTGTTTATGAAGAGACAAAATGCCGGCTAAATAGACTAAATAGAACTCACGTCTGGTATTTCTTGCTTTGGAGACCATATTAACCTCAGCTTAGCTCATTAAAGTTTGCTAATCTCATGAAAGCGCATGAGGCTGGGAAGGTAAAGTACTCTCTCCTCATGGAGGCCACATAAATGAAGACCAAGTAGACCTTAATGTCACAGCCTGCTTACCAAGCTTCTACCAATCAAGTGCTTAAACTCAGTGGcacaaaaagggggtatgcagcgtatgtgacgcataggggcgctgcactagagggggcgccaaatcgatgccagaaaattatttgccgagttggtggagggtggggggtggagtgcgggggcgccgatagtatgtttgcatacacctcagaaagtatgtagttgcaaccctgcttAAACTAACCATTGAAGTATATAGCTCTGTTCTGCTCAAAGCCTCTGCATGGTCTCCTATCTTGTCAAGGGGGACAGTCTTGCATGGTGAGTTGCTCCAGGTTAAAATGAGAGATGGAAAGCCTGATAATTGCAGCGCAGGACCAAGTACTCAACACCAGATACCACCAAAAGAACATCTTAAAGCAGCATCAGTCATATATATGAACCCTGAGCTAAAGCTCTATGATCTTTGTTAAAACATGGCTAGCTAAAAGCCACAAAAGCCAAAAGCCAAGGAacttaattattaaaataatagtaataataataataagaaattgGGAACAGGATCGGCTTCTTCAGACAGCTCAGTCTGTTTCCACAAGagcatttttttgttttcttaagACTGACTGTTGCTCCGGACTGACTGTCCTTTGCCATGTGAAGTCACTCACAGGTGTAGGAATAGGCATGAGCCTAAACATAATAGGGCTTGGGGGTTGTTGAAGCCGTCCTGGATACCCAGTGTTAATGGTACATCCTGTTACCCCTGTGTGCTAAGGACAGACCGGACTGTCACTTACTTTGAACTTGAGTGATTTATGTTCAGGCTCCAGGCATACTCTGGGGCCACTGTCACAACCTTTACTGTGATAATGAAATATAATATGATGCCCCCTCAGGGTTTCTCTGATTAGTCTCACTTGCGTCTAATAgtcctataataataataaccctCCCTGTAGCCCCTGAGGGTTTATTGCCATCCCTTGCATTTACATTAATCTTAGTTCTTCTGTCCTGCTCGAAATGTATCAGTTGTTACAGAAAGTCATATGTTTCAACACTAGCCCtccaaataaatatttaaaaggcACTACTTGTAGGGTAAGTCACGTGGCTGCACTATAGTGTATAAATGAGCAGAGTCATGAAGTCTCTGTTCActacaaccccacacacacaagctgaccAGCTGAGCACTTAATCCTTTTAACTGTGGGACAGGAAGCctgagctttgtgtgtgtgtgtgtgtgtgtgtgtgtgtgtgtgtgtgtgtgtgtgtgtgtgtgtgtgtgtgtgtgtgtgtgtgcgtgtgtgtgtgtgtgtgtgtgtgtatgtgtgcgtgcactgtgtgtgtgcgtatgtgtgtgagtgtgtgtattaatCATATGTCAGTATGTTTTTAGAGTTACAAAAACTTAATAGCAACTAATTAACTCTTCACACCCACATACAGTACAGTGATATACTGTGATGCTGGTGCTCTTTTCAAACAGATTGATGTCCAGGTTCAcacaacagaaagagaaagcagGGAGGGGTGTTTTACCCCCTCAatacaaaaaaaggaaaagttACAACAACAGCTTCTTCCTGAGCCACGCCGGATAAGTCCTCTCTTCCCCATGCAGGATGACATTCCCACCCTAGATCCTCTGTTTCCCCAACTCATCACATACAGTACTAGAACTGACCTTTGAACGCTGTGCTTACTCTCACCATATGTGACTgagatgataataataataatgataataataagagctttctctctctctctctgtgtgtgtgtgtgtgtgtgtgtgtgtgtgtgtgtgtgtgtgtgtgtgtgtgtgtgtgtgtgtgtgtgtgtgtgtgttaaatgaaGTTCAATCTCTCCTGTTAAATTGTCAAAACTAATTCATACAAAATCAGAAAATATACTGATATATAAATGCCAATTCCAACAGTGAGAAGAAAaccattctcaaaactttgTTGTGAGATAGAACACATGATGTTTTATCATATGATGTACtgatttacgagtgtttcctaCACCACTGGGTGTTCAATGGGTGGAAATGGTGTAAAGGCGTAGTTTGTGGAGAGCGACTTCCCGTTATTGTAGCATAACTCTGAGTACTCTCACAGAAACGTTGCCCTCTCTCTACTTGAGAAAGGGAATATATGATATATTCAGTAATGACGTTTTCCTCATTTCACTTTTGTATGGTCAAAATACTAAAAGGGTCTGCTGAATGACAACCTGGGATGTGTGTGACTCACAGTACATGCTGTAATATGTGAGATCACTGCCCTTGTAGGGCTTGGTCAGGGATGTCTGGGAAATGAACCAGAAAGGTTCTTGTAAGAAATTGCTGAGCTCACTAGCTTTAGGAAGTCCTGTTATATTTCATTGAAATGTGTAGTATTATTATACTGAGTTATTTAAATTCTCCAAAGGCACTTGTTCACAATTAGCAGATAGTTAATGAATAACACTAAATGTCCTCTTTGAAAACATTATGAAATctcaaaaataaaatttcaaGATATAAAATTTGTGAAGTATGTAGAGCATGCATAATTTAGTAGGCTGTGTTAAACAATACTATTATAtaatgtctgtaggtgtgttccTCTTAGTTATATTTCAGTAGAATCTAAATATTTTATCAGTGAGGCTATAGCCTACTGAGGAAAAATATATCTCTTGACAGTTCAGTCACTAAACATACTGAATTAACGGTCTGTACATTTCAATCTGCAGTTATAATGTACAGTGTTATGTTGGTGAAGTGATTTAAAATGATAAGGCCATGGTTTAGATTTTAAAAAGCCTTATTTGTGGGAGGGGCGTAGTGATAACGCCCTGCAGCCAACTCGTCGTCTAAATGAAGCGGTTCCTGTCGGTCTTTAACCATTTGCGATGGATCGAGGTTTATAGAAAGGCGCGTAGAACATCCAAAAATCTTTTAACGCGATTATAATATTTGCATGTCAGTGCGTGCGTTAGCGGGGTATGAACGTACCTCTGGTCACAGGACTACAACCGCAACCAGACCGCCACAAATGTGAATGAAGGAAGTCTTTAAGGCTAAATGACATtcggtttattttttatttgtaataaaCAGTTTACATTAGATTTTTTCACGTCAGAAACATGGATGAAGACAGTAAAGGTAAGGGCACATTTTTTGGAACCATAAAATGCAATCATATTCGGCGAAGATCATTGAGCTATTAAGCTCAGTTCGTGAAAAAACAAATAGTTTCTCCTATACTTTTCTCATAGCATATTTTAAGACATGTTAAATGCAATTTTAATGACTGAATTAATATAGCATTGGTTATCTATGTGAATGCTATTTCAGGTTTAGATTCGCTGCTTGAAGAAATTAGATTCAGTAAACAATGTGATATGAGATGTAACACAGCATGTACCTTACACGATCGTCTATAATTCTCAGTAGAAAAAAAGCTACGTTATGTCAATCGAATCTACGTTTATTTGGTTGGGACCTATTGGCTTGTCAGTGTAGGTCGTCAGCGCGTTGGTGTATTTGATGTTGAAGGATGTGCTCCGAGGTGCCTGACATACAATGTCGGATGCGTGCTCGTGCCAAAGAGATCGGAACCGTGAGGCAATTAGTTAAGTGACGCTACATTTATGAGATGAGATGGAAAGCCCTCGGGTTTACAGAATAATCCATTTTGGTTTGCATTTTAGACCTTCTCTTAGGTTTTTGTATACATGGTGTGATAATGGTAATTTTGAGTTACACATTGAAAAATCTATTTTCAAAATTCAGTCACTGCTACATTATATAGACACTGATGGTAAGGGTTAGTATGCTGTTTTTTGTGGCCATCGAGTCTTCGAGTTTTCGAGCGGCACAGTCGGTCATGCTGTCTTGTGAGGTTTTGTAAAAATATCAGAATGGAAAACATTAGGTATGCATATTATCATCAAGTACACTTTGTCTCATGAAATTATGATAATAACATTAGGGATTTCAAGAATTTTTCAAATTATCCAGAAACAATCGTGTCAAATGACCGGTATTATGATGGAAGCTTGAGATGGAAGTGAGAAGTGTTAAAGGATTCTGTAATCGACATATTACAATAATGCCACGAGCTACGAGTGTCCTTGCTACCACGTAAGTCTCGAGGGACTCAAGTGACCCTGTCACAGCTTTACAGCTGGTGCATCTGCCTTGTTTCCTAATGGggtggtgttgatgtggtgATTTGCTAAAGCTCTTTAGCAATGGGAGGCAGCTGTGAAAGAATTGTGTTGGTACTTGTAGAGTTCAGCGGATTCTCTTGTATCATGACAACTTCATTGACTCCCTCAGACACTCAGTGGTGAGTTTGTTTTATCTCACCGTGGGAAAAAACGAGTGCAAAAGCCTTTTCCCTTCATCCGCTTTGGTTGAAGGATGAACAGGGGAAAAGGAAGGGTAGAGGTCAAGGCCATTTGGCAAGGGCATGCTGCCAAGCAACCTTGAACAGGCTTTTGTTGGAGCAACATTATGTTAACTGTAGTTTTACCATTGGCATGTTTTGAGTCAAAGGGGCTGATGGGTGTTTCTCTCAGTGCACAGTTCTGTACAGCTTGACAAAGAGCCGTGCTGTTCTGAAGGTGCCCAATGGACCTCCGGAGGGTGCTGTCAGGCACTGGACATGACAAAAGGGTGATCGTCACCTCATTATGAATCTTCATAATCATTGACACCTCCA
The genomic region above belongs to Brachyhypopomus gauderio isolate BG-103 chromosome 3, BGAUD_0.2, whole genome shotgun sequence and contains:
- the minpp1b gene encoding multiple inositol polyphosphate phosphatase 1b — its product is MKPINLLSRNRHVITAALSIIMVRVSYCTLNNSTLPAIATYFGTKGRYEEVNPHLLDNILSVNNSLMGPPSSDCKAVHLIAVIRHGTRYPTAKNVKKIAHLYDLVMAEASSSTWWLKDIKSKWAMWYTEDMDGKLVTKGKFDHRYLAIRLAKTFPTLISRDNLLGNRIEFMTSSKHRCVDSIKAFQEGLHQHWDVQGLNFTHYVNDSLMRFFDQCRKFVEDVENSKTALKEVEIFKTSVEMDGVRRKMASRLQIPHTLITPDLVEAAFFLCAYELAIKSENSPWCSLLDEEDAEVVEYKSDLKQYWKRAYGYDINRKSSCSLFHDIFRRLDEASYSYRRGEVTKAAAVQVGHGETLLPLLSLMGFFRDETPLTAENFAEQRGRRFRTSRIAPYAANLLFVLHECSDGLRLQLFLNEKPLPLPNMSHPAPLYDTVRAHYSGLLHGCDFNKECELPKVNSMNTEL